A genome region from Gemmatimonadota bacterium includes the following:
- a CDS encoding nucleotidyltransferase domain-containing protein has translation MTEAANQLGWWLRLPPTNLIDRGDHVRFRHALYLMIHQTATVLYGMNGLPEIMYYPSRLEGARNRLNGLSRALENAGDALWTLATERVPEKAWAAASRLMRDTLALLHESGGDHGTLDQDIEEGSFKPDQSRDPGELYALAAEIVERIRLLEGTSAVALGGSLGRGYADRQSDIDLLVFGPGIPREADRRRLISAWPDMRHGPLIEPACDSVVLDGAMVHIRYWTRQTVEDMLKAFPRPPEQRILAEELQCCHALVDPDGRLSVWQNVLEKLPAELVKAVIGEAQDRLPLFRNQWRTAQGADDRGHLYCLANQAVNDLLIALYIRNGRFLSTPRWVHKDIGVCATLPADLGANLSRLVDGIIDREDMVARWTVLEDLWDRSESLHTTLE, from the coding sequence GTGACGGAAGCAGCGAACCAGCTCGGATGGTGGCTGCGGCTTCCCCCGACCAACCTGATAGATCGCGGCGATCACGTCCGTTTCCGCCACGCCCTCTACTTGATGATCCACCAGACCGCCACCGTACTCTACGGGATGAACGGCCTGCCGGAGATCATGTATTATCCGTCGCGGCTCGAAGGCGCGCGAAACCGGCTGAACGGGTTGTCACGGGCGCTGGAAAACGCAGGCGATGCCCTGTGGACGCTGGCGACCGAACGGGTACCTGAAAAGGCGTGGGCAGCCGCGTCCCGGCTGATGCGGGATACCCTGGCGTTGCTGCACGAATCCGGTGGCGATCATGGCACGTTGGACCAGGATATCGAGGAAGGGTCCTTCAAGCCGGATCAATCCCGGGATCCTGGTGAGCTGTACGCCTTGGCCGCCGAAATCGTGGAGAGGATCCGGCTGCTCGAGGGAACGAGCGCCGTGGCGCTGGGTGGATCCCTGGGAAGAGGTTACGCCGACCGCCAGTCGGACATCGACCTGCTCGTGTTCGGGCCGGGCATTCCCCGGGAGGCCGATCGCCGCCGGTTGATCTCGGCGTGGCCGGACATGCGGCACGGTCCCCTGATTGAGCCGGCCTGCGACAGCGTGGTGCTTGACGGGGCGATGGTCCACATCCGTTACTGGACCCGGCAGACCGTGGAAGATATGCTGAAGGCGTTTCCCAGGCCGCCCGAGCAGCGGATTCTCGCCGAAGAGTTGCAGTGCTGCCATGCGCTGGTCGATCCGGATGGTCGGCTGAGTGTGTGGCAGAATGTATTGGAAAAGTTACCCGCTGAATTGGTTAAAGCGGTGATCGGTGAAGCACAGGATCGGCTGCCCCTGTTTCGGAACCAGTGGCGAACGGCACAGGGCGCTGACGACCGGGGCCACCTTTACTGTCTGGCCAACCAGGCCGTGAACGATTTACTGATCGCGCTGTACATAAGGAATGGACGGTTTCTGAGTACGCCTCGGTGGGTCCACAAAGATATCGGAGTGTGTGCTACCTTGCCAGCGGACCTGGGGGCGAATCTCTCTCGGCTCGTAGATGGGATCATCGACAGGGAAGATATGGTGGCCAGATGGACGGTACTGGAGGATCTGTGGGACAGGTCTGAATCTCTGCACACCACATTGGAGTGA
- a CDS encoding zinc ribbon domain-containing protein, translating to MPTYQYRCNKCRHEFSEFQSITADPLSTCPECGGAVKRLISGGAGFLFKGDGFYTTDYRSENYKQAEKADRESSSSKSDGGSDGSKSDAKSSGGGSSDASGSGDKSKSEASPKADSSSGPSGPSGQPGQPG from the coding sequence ATGCCTACCTACCAGTACCGCTGCAACAAATGCAGGCACGAGTTTTCCGAGTTCCAGTCGATCACGGCGGATCCCCTTTCCACCTGTCCGGAATGCGGCGGCGCCGTGAAACGCCTCATCAGCGGTGGGGCGGGCTTCCTGTTCAAGGGCGATGGATTCTATACCACGGACTACCGGAGCGAGAACTACAAGCAGGCCGAGAAGGCCGACCGGGAGTCTTCTTCGTCCAAGTCGGACGGCGGGTCCGACGGGTCCAAATCCGACGCCAAGTCCAGCGGCGGCGGGTCCTCCGACGCGTCCGGTTCCGGTGACAAGTCGAAATCCGAAGCCTCCCCGAAGGCCGACTCGTCTTCCGGTCCGTCTGGTCCGTCTGGTCAGCCTGGTCAGCCTGGTTAG
- the groES gene encoding co-chaperone GroES — protein MNVQPLGDRVLVKRLEEEEVQRGGIIIPDTAKEKPQQGEVVAAGPGRVGDNGDRVALEVKVGDKILFGKYSGTEVNLDDSEYLMMREEDILGIVS, from the coding sequence ATGAACGTACAACCTTTGGGCGACCGGGTTCTGGTCAAGCGCCTCGAGGAAGAAGAGGTACAGCGCGGCGGTATCATCATTCCCGATACGGCCAAGGAAAAGCCGCAGCAGGGCGAGGTCGTGGCGGCCGGTCCGGGGCGCGTCGGCGACAACGGCGACCGCGTGGCGCTGGAAGTCAAGGTCGGCGACAAGATCCTCTTTGGCAAATACTCCGGAACGGAAGTCAATCTGGATGATTCCGAATACCTCATGATGCGGGAAGAGGACATCCTGGGTATCGTGTCGTAG
- a CDS encoding Ldh family oxidoreductase, giving the protein MPVVPFDKLNSLSRAIFEATGIPAEDAHILADHLTTSNLLGHDSHGVWFMPRYVPSLQSDYRPWEDHIVVADRPGFAQIDGNGANGIVAVTKALSLAVEKARSATIGMIALRNVSHIGRLGDFPPRIAEQGMIGMVGLNGGGEFVAPYGSADRRLRPEPIAFAVPRAQGPPLMLDMTLSVVAGGKVEQKIERGEPMPDGWLIDQQGRYVNDGSRYHAEPDQVAVLPLGGLQFGHKGHGLAMMIEMIIGPLSNAGCTGGKGGGGILIAALDIGAFMDPADYKAEIEAHVAYVGSAKPLPGFDRVYAPGEIEEDVRQQRLAEGIYIPDKTWNTITETAAGLGVEMPAI; this is encoded by the coding sequence ATGCCCGTAGTGCCCTTCGACAAGCTCAACAGTCTCAGCCGCGCGATCTTCGAGGCGACCGGCATCCCGGCGGAAGACGCCCACATCCTCGCCGATCACCTGACGACCAGCAACCTGCTCGGGCACGATTCCCACGGTGTGTGGTTCATGCCCCGCTACGTCCCGTCCCTGCAGTCGGATTACAGGCCCTGGGAAGACCATATCGTGGTGGCGGACCGGCCCGGATTCGCGCAGATCGACGGGAACGGTGCCAACGGCATCGTAGCGGTGACAAAGGCCCTGTCCCTGGCGGTTGAAAAGGCGCGCAGCGCCACGATCGGCATGATCGCGCTGCGGAACGTCTCCCACATCGGCCGGTTGGGCGACTTCCCCCCTCGGATCGCCGAACAGGGCATGATCGGCATGGTGGGACTCAACGGCGGCGGCGAATTCGTGGCGCCCTACGGTAGCGCTGACCGGCGCCTGCGGCCTGAGCCCATCGCCTTCGCCGTGCCCCGCGCACAGGGTCCGCCCCTCATGCTGGACATGACACTCAGCGTGGTCGCGGGCGGCAAGGTGGAGCAGAAGATAGAGCGCGGCGAGCCCATGCCGGACGGATGGTTGATCGACCAGCAGGGCCGCTACGTGAACGACGGCAGCCGGTATCACGCCGAGCCGGACCAGGTGGCCGTCCTGCCCCTGGGCGGTCTGCAGTTCGGCCACAAGGGACACGGCCTGGCCATGATGATCGAGATGATTATCGGCCCCCTGTCGAACGCGGGGTGTACGGGCGGCAAGGGCGGGGGAGGGATCCTGATCGCCGCACTGGACATCGGGGCCTTCATGGACCCAGCCGACTACAAGGCGGAAATCGAAGCCCACGTCGCCTACGTGGGTTCGGCGAAACCCCTGCCGGGATTCGACAGGGTCTACGCACCGGGCGAAATCGAGGAGGACGTACGGCAGCAGCGGCTTGCCGAGGGCATCTACATCCCGGACAAGACCTGGAACACGATCACGGAAACCGCGGCTGGCCTTGGCGTGGAAATGCCGGCGATATAG
- a CDS encoding helix-turn-helix transcriptional regulator produces MIKNERQYLITKAQLSRFVRTLEGLSEEVGVHPLILKAQKDAVRSQLCDLEADLREYESLKAGRFKLEQLKTVREIPTILIKARIAQGLSQKDLAKRLGLKEQQIQRYEATDYASARLTRIREIAEALDIEY; encoded by the coding sequence ATGATTAAGAACGAGAGACAATATCTAATCACCAAAGCACAGTTATCGCGATTCGTGCGTACCTTGGAAGGCCTGAGCGAAGAGGTGGGGGTACATCCGCTGATCCTGAAGGCGCAGAAAGATGCGGTGCGTAGCCAGCTTTGCGATTTGGAAGCAGACTTACGCGAATATGAATCATTGAAGGCAGGCAGATTCAAGTTGGAACAGCTTAAGACCGTCAGAGAAATACCGACCATACTGATCAAAGCGAGAATCGCTCAGGGCCTAAGCCAGAAAGACCTGGCGAAGCGGCTCGGTTTGAAAGAGCAACAGATACAGCGATACGAAGCGACTGACTATGCTTCCGCCAGGCTTACAAGAATACGCGAGATCGCTGAAGCCTTAGATATTGAATACTAA
- a CDS encoding MoxR family ATPase, which translates to MSTEEAKSPDDIKAIHDRIYEQSVFVDRLVSEIGKVIVGQQYMIERLLIGLLTNGHILLEGVPGLAKTLAVRTLASTVSARFQRIQFTPDLLPADLTGTMIYQANSGEFIAKKGPIFAHLILADEINRAPAKVQSALLESMQEHQVTIGDETFPLEDPFLVLATQNPIEQEGTYPLPEAQVDRFMLKLTTTYPRKEEELEILNRMTSGEPAEVDQVVSLEDIVRARSIINRVYMDDKIKQYIVDLVFATRKPEDYGELAEIRDLVEYGASPRATIYLATAARAHAFLRRRGYVTPEDVKSIGMDVMRHRVIVTYEAEAEDMTSEQILQRVFDCVEIP; encoded by the coding sequence ATGAGCACAGAAGAAGCGAAATCACCGGACGACATCAAGGCCATTCACGACCGGATCTACGAGCAGAGCGTCTTCGTCGACCGGCTGGTCTCGGAAATCGGCAAAGTGATCGTCGGCCAGCAGTACATGATCGAGCGTCTCCTGATCGGCCTGTTGACCAATGGACACATCCTGCTCGAAGGGGTGCCGGGCCTGGCCAAGACCCTGGCGGTGCGTACCCTGGCTTCGACGGTCTCGGCGCGGTTCCAGCGGATCCAGTTCACGCCGGACCTGCTCCCCGCCGACCTCACCGGCACCATGATCTACCAGGCGAACAGCGGCGAGTTCATCGCCAAGAAGGGTCCGATTTTCGCCCACCTCATCCTGGCGGACGAAATCAACCGGGCGCCCGCTAAAGTGCAGAGCGCGCTCCTGGAATCCATGCAGGAGCACCAGGTAACCATCGGCGACGAGACCTTCCCGCTGGAGGATCCCTTTCTCGTCCTCGCCACGCAGAATCCCATCGAGCAGGAAGGGACCTACCCCCTTCCGGAAGCCCAGGTCGACCGGTTCATGCTCAAGTTGACGACGACCTATCCGCGCAAGGAAGAGGAACTGGAGATCCTGAACCGCATGACCTCCGGTGAGCCGGCGGAAGTGGACCAGGTCGTGTCGCTGGAGGATATCGTCCGCGCGAGATCGATCATCAACAGGGTCTACATGGACGATAAGATCAAGCAGTATATCGTCGATCTGGTCTTCGCGACCCGCAAACCGGAGGACTACGGCGAACTCGCCGAAATCCGGGACCTGGTGGAGTACGGCGCTTCGCCCCGGGCGACGATCTACCTGGCGACGGCCGCGCGCGCGCATGCCTTCCTGCGCCGCAGGGGCTACGTTACCCCGGAGGACGTGAAGTCGATCGGGATGGACGTGATGCGTCACCGCGTCATCGTCACCTACGAGGCCGAGGCGGAGGACATGACCTCGGAACAGATTCTTCAGCGCGTCTTCGACTGTGTAGAGATCCCTTGA
- a CDS encoding Gfo/Idh/MocA family oxidoreductase: MPGRPVRVAVYGTGRFAQATHLPNLCRIDGVEIAALCDINEDALREAAAQFGVARTYTDAHAMLEAEDLDALWSIVPAFARTDVEIAAAERGIQLFSEKPQAMDMALAKRIDAAVRKGGVISTVGFRERYRPIFQEARRLLRDKRVVHVRFQQISHNPKPAAVAPTAWSHQVEKGGVRFFDWGVHATDYTRFMTGQDVLKAQAFLYHPEEYHTPLSSSFHYQLSEGATATLTFIESDPTGPGEEPYFKIYFDGGRLGVFGYERIEVNDEVVYEADPFDPWLAQDQAFVEAVRSNDPNLLQSDYHDGLRSLAPILAGWDSARRDGVLVDVERFIEEA; the protein is encoded by the coding sequence ATGCCCGGAAGACCCGTACGCGTGGCCGTCTACGGAACCGGCCGGTTCGCACAGGCCACCCACCTGCCCAACCTGTGCCGGATCGACGGCGTCGAGATTGCGGCGCTGTGCGATATCAATGAAGACGCGCTACGTGAAGCGGCTGCGCAGTTCGGGGTTGCCCGTACCTACACGGACGCCCACGCGATGCTGGAAGCCGAAGACCTCGACGCCCTCTGGTCTATCGTGCCGGCCTTCGCCCGCACCGACGTGGAGATCGCTGCGGCCGAACGCGGCATCCAGCTTTTCAGCGAGAAGCCCCAGGCCATGGACATGGCCCTGGCGAAGCGGATCGACGCGGCGGTGCGGAAGGGCGGCGTCATCAGCACGGTAGGCTTTCGGGAACGGTACCGGCCGATCTTCCAGGAAGCCCGGCGGCTGCTCCGGGACAAGCGCGTAGTGCATGTCCGTTTCCAGCAGATCTCGCATAACCCAAAACCGGCCGCTGTTGCCCCCACCGCATGGTCGCACCAGGTGGAGAAAGGCGGCGTCCGCTTCTTCGACTGGGGCGTGCACGCCACGGACTACACCCGGTTCATGACGGGGCAGGACGTCCTCAAGGCCCAGGCATTCCTGTACCATCCGGAGGAATACCACACCCCTCTTTCCTCGTCCTTCCATTACCAATTGTCGGAAGGCGCCACGGCGACGCTGACCTTCATCGAATCCGATCCGACCGGCCCGGGCGAAGAGCCCTATTTCAAGATCTACTTCGACGGCGGGAGGCTGGGGGTTTTCGGTTATGAACGGATAGAGGTGAATGACGAGGTCGTCTACGAGGCCGATCCCTTCGACCCATGGCTGGCCCAGGACCAGGCCTTCGTCGAGGCGGTCCGGTCGAACGATCCGAATCTGCTTCAGAGCGATTACCACGACGGGCTCAGATCGCTCGCACCTATCCTGGCCGGATGGGATTCGGCACGCCGGGACGGGGTCCTCGTGGACGTGGAACGGTTTATTGAGGAGGCGTGA
- the groL gene encoding chaperonin GroEL (60 kDa chaperone family; promotes refolding of misfolded polypeptides especially under stressful conditions; forms two stacked rings of heptamers to form a barrel-shaped 14mer; ends can be capped by GroES; misfolded proteins enter the barrel where they are refolded when GroES binds) has product MAKQLKFRDEARRSVLSGVETLAKAVKVTLGPKGRNVVLDKKFGSPTVTKDGVSVAKEIELQDPYENMGAQMVKEVASKTSDIAGDGTTTATVLAEAIYREGLKNVTAGHNPMALKRGIEKAVSAVVDEIEGISQPTAGKTEIAQVATISANNDPEIGDLIANAMEKVGKDGVITVEEAKSMDTMLDVVEGMQFDKGYISPYFVTDSERMECSLDDPYILIHEKKISAMKDLLPILEKVVQQGKSMLIIAEDVEGEALATLVVNKLRGTMRISAVKAPGFGDRRKAMLEDIAILTGGRVITEDIGIKLENVTFEDLGQAKRVVIDKDETTVIEGAGSQSEIEGRISQIRRQIDETTSDYDREKLQERLAKLAGGVAVINVGAATETEMKEKKARVEDALHATRAAVEEGIVPGGGVVYLRGSGALDGLQVNGDEATGVSILRRALEEPLRHIAANAGAEGSVIIEHVKQKEGAVGYNANTGDYEDLMSVGVIDPAKVTRIALQNASSIASLLLTTETLVTDIPEKEPPPAPGGYGGGGMGGMGGMM; this is encoded by the coding sequence GTGGCAAAGCAGTTGAAATTCAGGGATGAAGCGCGGCGCTCCGTGCTGAGCGGTGTGGAGACCCTTGCCAAGGCGGTGAAGGTCACCCTGGGTCCCAAGGGCCGGAACGTGGTGCTCGACAAGAAGTTCGGTTCGCCGACCGTCACGAAGGACGGCGTGTCGGTGGCCAAGGAAATCGAATTGCAGGACCCCTACGAGAACATGGGGGCCCAGATGGTCAAGGAAGTGGCTTCGAAGACCAGCGATATCGCCGGCGACGGGACCACGACGGCCACGGTGCTGGCCGAGGCCATCTACCGCGAAGGGCTGAAGAACGTGACCGCCGGTCACAATCCCATGGCCCTGAAGCGCGGTATCGAGAAGGCCGTTTCCGCGGTAGTGGACGAGATCGAGGGCATCAGCCAGCCGACGGCCGGCAAGACCGAGATCGCCCAGGTCGCGACGATTTCCGCCAACAACGACCCCGAGATCGGCGACCTGATCGCCAATGCCATGGAGAAGGTGGGCAAGGACGGGGTCATCACGGTGGAAGAGGCCAAGAGCATGGACACCATGCTCGACGTGGTCGAGGGCATGCAGTTCGACAAGGGGTACATTTCCCCGTATTTCGTGACGGACTCCGAACGCATGGAATGCAGCCTGGACGATCCCTACATCCTGATCCACGAGAAGAAGATCAGCGCGATGAAGGACCTCCTGCCCATCCTCGAGAAGGTCGTGCAGCAGGGCAAGTCCATGCTGATCATCGCCGAGGACGTGGAAGGCGAGGCCCTGGCCACGCTGGTGGTTAACAAGCTGCGCGGCACCATGCGCATCTCGGCCGTCAAGGCACCGGGGTTCGGCGACCGCCGGAAGGCCATGCTGGAAGACATCGCGATCCTGACCGGCGGCCGGGTGATCACCGAGGACATCGGCATCAAGCTCGAGAACGTGACCTTCGAGGATCTCGGCCAGGCCAAGCGCGTGGTGATCGACAAGGACGAGACGACGGTCATCGAGGGCGCCGGTTCCCAGTCCGAGATCGAAGGCCGTATCTCCCAGATCCGTCGCCAGATCGATGAGACGACGTCCGACTACGACCGCGAGAAGCTGCAGGAACGCCTGGCCAAGCTGGCGGGCGGCGTGGCCGTGATCAACGTCGGCGCGGCGACCGAGACGGAGATGAAGGAAAAGAAGGCCCGCGTGGAAGACGCGCTCCACGCGACCCGCGCGGCCGTGGAGGAAGGCATCGTGCCCGGCGGCGGCGTCGTATACCTCAGGGGAAGCGGCGCACTGGACGGGCTGCAGGTCAACGGTGACGAGGCCACCGGAGTGAGCATCCTGCGAAGGGCGCTCGAAGAGCCGCTGCGGCATATCGCGGCCAACGCCGGCGCGGAAGGGTCGGTCATCATCGAGCACGTGAAGCAGAAGGAAGGCGCCGTGGGTTACAACGCCAATACGGGCGACTACGAGGATCTCATGTCGGTCGGCGTGATCGACCCGGCGAAGGTAACGCGCATCGCGTTGCAAAACGCTTCCAGCATCGCGTCCCTCCTGCTGACCACCGAGACCCTGGTGACAGACATTCCCGAGAAGGAGCCACCTCCCGCGCCGGGCGGCTACGGCGGTGGCGGCATGGGCGGCATGGGCGGCATGATGTAG
- a CDS encoding very short patch repair endonuclease → MRERSELMGRIRSVNTKPEMRVRRLVHGMGYRYRLHAKDLPGRPDLVFRPRRKVIFVHGCFWHRHRGCSNNRMPKSPERLFYWRKKLDGNAQRDREHYSALRSMGWQVLVIWECETKEPESVKEKVRAFLKYNEE, encoded by the coding sequence GTGCGAGAGCGTAGTGAGTTGATGGGCCGTATTCGATCCGTGAATACGAAGCCCGAGATGCGCGTACGGCGGCTGGTGCACGGTATGGGATACCGTTACCGTTTACACGCAAAGGATCTTCCGGGTCGACCGGATCTTGTATTCCGTCCACGACGCAAGGTCATCTTTGTTCACGGTTGTTTCTGGCATCGTCATAGAGGATGCTCAAATAACCGAATGCCGAAATCACCTGAACGGCTATTTTATTGGCGTAAAAAGTTGGATGGCAATGCTCAACGCGATAGGGAACATTATTCTGCTTTGCGGAGCATGGGGTGGCAGGTACTCGTGATCTGGGAATGCGAGACAAAGGAACCAGAATCCGTCAAAGAGAAAGTTAGAGCATTCCTAAAATATAACGAGGAATAA
- a CDS encoding DUF58 domain-containing protein produces the protein MIPRQIIQKIRQIEIRTKHLVNDVFSGEYHSVFKGRGMEFAEVREYEPGDEIRSIDWNVTARLGRPYIKRFIEERELTVILMADVSASGHFGTVNQMKSEITAEICALLAYAAIQNNDRVGLLMFTDQIEKYIPPKKGRTHILRVIREVLYNQPEHTGTDITQALEYLNRLLTRRSIVFILSDFLTADYIKPLRVASKRHDVVAVTITDPRELSLPGIGLVELQDAETGEEVLIDTGNAEWRRQYAEYNEALREDRDQQFRVTGVDAIHIRTDEPYIDPLLQFFKLRERKFAR, from the coding sequence TTGATACCCAGGCAGATCATCCAGAAGATCCGGCAGATCGAGATCCGGACCAAGCATCTCGTGAACGACGTATTCAGCGGAGAGTACCACAGCGTCTTCAAGGGACGCGGCATGGAATTCGCCGAGGTGCGCGAATACGAGCCGGGCGACGAGATCCGGTCGATCGACTGGAACGTCACCGCCCGCCTGGGGCGCCCCTATATCAAGCGCTTCATCGAGGAACGGGAACTGACGGTCATCCTCATGGCCGACGTCAGCGCATCGGGTCATTTCGGCACGGTGAACCAGATGAAGAGCGAGATCACCGCGGAGATCTGCGCGCTGCTGGCTTACGCGGCGATCCAGAACAACGACCGTGTCGGCCTGCTCATGTTCACCGACCAGATCGAGAAGTACATCCCGCCGAAGAAGGGCCGGACCCACATTCTTCGGGTGATCCGGGAAGTACTTTACAACCAGCCCGAACACACCGGCACCGACATCACGCAGGCGCTTGAATACCTGAACCGGCTGCTGACGCGCAGGAGCATTGTCTTCATCCTGTCCGATTTCCTGACAGCGGACTATATCAAGCCCCTGCGCGTGGCCAGCAAACGCCACGACGTGGTCGCCGTCACGATCACGGACCCGAGAGAACTCAGCCTGCCCGGCATCGGCCTGGTCGAACTGCAGGACGCGGAGACAGGAGAAGAGGTGCTCATCGACACCGGCAACGCCGAATGGCGCAGGCAGTACGCCGAATACAACGAAGCCCTTCGCGAAGACCGCGACCAGCAGTTCAGGGTGACCGGCGTGGACGCCATACACATCCGCACGGACGAGCCCTATATCGATCCGCTGCTGCAGTTCTTCAAATTGCGCGAGCGCAAATTCGCGCGGTGA